In a genomic window of Pseudomonas putida:
- the hpaH gene encoding 2-oxo-hept-4-ene-1,7-dioate hydratase, producing MLDQQLIQQAAARLDQAERSREQVRQFSLDHPEITIEDAYAIQRAWVAQKIKDGRKLVGHKIGLTSRAMQVSSNITEPDYGALLDDMFFEEGTDIPFERFIVPRVEVELAFILGKPLKGPNVTVFDVLDATEWVIPALEIIDARIQQVDPHTKATRKVFDTISDNAANAGVVMGGRAVRPTEIDLRKVPTVLYRNGVIEESGVSAAVLNHPAKGVAWLANKLAAYDVTLQPGQIILGGSFTRPVAANPGDTFHVDYDMLGSIACRFV from the coding sequence ATGCTTGATCAACAACTCATTCAGCAAGCCGCCGCCCGCCTCGACCAGGCCGAGCGTTCACGCGAGCAGGTCCGTCAGTTTTCTCTGGACCATCCAGAGATCACCATCGAAGACGCGTACGCCATTCAACGCGCCTGGGTGGCGCAAAAAATCAAGGATGGCCGCAAGCTGGTCGGACACAAAATTGGCCTGACTTCCAGGGCCATGCAGGTGTCGTCGAACATCACCGAACCGGATTACGGCGCACTACTCGATGACATGTTTTTCGAAGAAGGCACCGACATTCCGTTCGAGCGTTTTATCGTCCCGCGCGTCGAGGTCGAATTGGCGTTCATTCTCGGTAAGCCCCTGAAAGGCCCGAACGTAACGGTTTTTGATGTGTTGGACGCCACCGAATGGGTGATCCCGGCGCTGGAAATCATTGATGCGCGCATTCAGCAGGTCGATCCGCATACCAAAGCGACCCGCAAGGTGTTCGACACCATCTCCGACAATGCCGCCAACGCTGGCGTGGTCATGGGTGGCCGTGCCGTACGTCCCACGGAGATCGACCTGCGCAAGGTGCCCACCGTGCTCTACCGCAACGGTGTGATCGAGGAATCCGGAGTTTCCGCAGCGGTGCTCAACCACCCGGCGAAGGGCGTGGCCTGGCTGGCGAACAAACTGGCGGCCTACGACGTCACCTTGCAGCCTGGGCAAATCATCCTCGGTGGTTCCTTCACCCGCCCTGTAGCGGCCAACCCTGGCGATACCTTCCATGTCGACTACGACATGCTGGGCTCGATTGCCTGTCGTTTCGTTTGA
- the hpaI gene encoding 4-hydroxy-2-oxoheptanedioate aldolase encodes MDMPINTFKLRLQSGEAQIGLWLGLADAYCAELAANAGFDWLLIDGEHAPNDLRGMLGQLQAVAPYPSHPVIRPVIGDTALIKQVLDIGVQTLLVPMVENADQAQELVRAIHYPPNGVRGVGSALARASRWNSIPGYLDKADEQMCLLVQIENREGLSNLDAIAAVEGVDGVFIGPADLSASMGYRGNPGHPEVQAAIEDAILRIQKAGKAAGILSADQKLAKRYIELGAAFVAVGVDTTVLMRGLQTLAATFKEGPVPTSSGGVY; translated from the coding sequence ATGGACATGCCTATCAACACCTTCAAGCTTCGCCTGCAAAGCGGTGAAGCGCAGATCGGCCTTTGGCTTGGTCTGGCAGATGCCTACTGCGCCGAGCTGGCCGCCAACGCCGGTTTCGATTGGCTTTTGATCGACGGCGAGCATGCGCCCAATGATCTGCGCGGAATGCTCGGCCAGCTTCAGGCCGTGGCGCCCTACCCCAGCCATCCGGTGATTCGCCCGGTCATTGGCGACACGGCACTGATCAAACAAGTGCTCGATATCGGTGTGCAAACGTTGCTGGTACCGATGGTTGAAAACGCGGACCAGGCACAGGAATTGGTTCGAGCAATCCACTATCCACCCAACGGTGTTCGCGGTGTCGGCAGTGCACTGGCACGCGCGTCGCGCTGGAACAGCATTCCAGGCTACCTCGACAAAGCCGATGAACAGATGTGTCTGCTCGTGCAGATCGAAAATCGCGAGGGCCTGAGCAATCTGGATGCCATTGCGGCGGTAGAAGGCGTCGATGGGGTGTTTATCGGGCCGGCGGATTTGAGTGCCTCGATGGGTTACCGCGGCAACCCGGGGCATCCTGAAGTGCAGGCTGCTATCGAGGACGCCATCTTGCGCATCCAGAAGGCCGGCAAAGCGGCCGGCATTCTCAGCGCGGACCAGAAACTGGCCAAGCGCTACATCGAACTGGGTGCGGCGTTTGTTGCAGTGGGCGTTGACACCACCGTCTTGATGCGTGGCCTGCAAACCTTGGCTGCCACATTCAAGGAGGGTCCTGTGCCTACCAGTTCAGGAGGCGTGTACTGA
- the hpaR gene encoding homoprotocatechuate degradation operon regulator HpaR, producing the protein MSKPRPSLTLTLLQAREAAMGFFRPSLNQHGLTEQQWRVIRILSQHDELEINRLAELACILKPSMTGVLVRMEAAGMVERRKAEQDQRRVLVRLAEKGEACFNSMSQSMEANYQRLQAGFGEEKLQTLLTLLNELKALKR; encoded by the coding sequence ATGTCCAAGCCGCGCCCATCACTGACACTCACATTGCTCCAGGCGCGCGAAGCCGCGATGGGGTTTTTCCGTCCCTCGTTGAATCAACACGGCTTGACCGAGCAGCAATGGCGGGTCATTCGTATCCTGAGTCAGCACGATGAGCTGGAAATCAATCGCCTGGCTGAGCTGGCCTGCATCCTCAAACCGAGCATGACCGGTGTGCTGGTGCGCATGGAGGCGGCCGGTATGGTTGAGCGGCGCAAGGCGGAACAGGATCAACGCAGAGTGCTGGTGCGGCTGGCGGAGAAGGGCGAGGCTTGCTTCAACTCGATGAGCCAGAGCATGGAAGCGAACTATCAGCGGTTGCAGGCGGGGTTTGGCGAGGAGAAGTTGCAGACGCTGCTGACGTTGCTCAACGAATTGAAAGCGCTCAAGCGTTAG
- a CDS encoding NAD(P)/FAD-dependent oxidoreductase: MINIETPTYYSATKKYNLSFPTLEQDVEADVVVIGGGFSGINTALELAEKGITNIVVLEARYLGFGGTGRNGGQIMAGIGHDLEKIKTQVGEQGLREIFEISELGAGIIKDRIAKYSIDADFCNGYGYMGFNARQEKTLRAWEKDFKSINTKDEIRFMAGSEVKQIIGSDAYTSALLHMGGGHVHSLNLLLGEAKALVGHGARIYEHSPALEVSYGERITVRTGRGSVKASKLLWACDSFLNKLEPELHKTTLNTYAFQLMTEPLSDEMINRISPIRGAYSDIRPVIDYYRVTNENRLLFGAATPFVEHIPQDLKAWNRNLMLKIFPYLKDVRIDLAWGGPMATGANLFPQIGTLSGRKNAFYVQGYAGFGVTPSHIICKILAEGMSEGSSRYDLISSVKHAQIMGKDHLRPLLLTAGKSLHQLSGYFNGRR, translated from the coding sequence ATGATCAATATCGAAACGCCTACCTACTACTCGGCAACCAAAAAATACAATCTGAGTTTCCCCACGCTTGAACAGGATGTGGAAGCGGATGTCGTTGTGATTGGCGGTGGCTTCTCCGGCATAAACACCGCGTTGGAACTCGCTGAAAAAGGCATCACCAACATTGTGGTGCTCGAAGCTCGATATCTGGGGTTCGGTGGCACTGGCCGCAACGGTGGGCAGATCATGGCCGGTATCGGTCACGACCTGGAGAAGATCAAGACCCAGGTCGGCGAGCAAGGACTGCGCGAGATCTTTGAAATCAGCGAACTGGGTGCCGGCATCATTAAGGACCGAATCGCCAAATACTCGATCGACGCAGACTTCTGCAACGGCTACGGCTACATGGGCTTCAACGCCCGCCAGGAAAAAACCCTGCGTGCCTGGGAGAAGGACTTCAAGTCGATCAATACCAAGGACGAAATCCGCTTCATGGCGGGCTCCGAGGTCAAACAGATCATTGGCTCCGATGCCTATACCAGTGCGTTGCTGCACATGGGCGGTGGCCACGTGCATTCATTGAATCTGTTGCTGGGCGAAGCCAAGGCGCTGGTCGGGCACGGTGCGCGCATCTACGAACACAGCCCGGCGCTGGAAGTCAGCTATGGCGAGCGCATCACGGTGCGCACAGGCCGGGGCTCGGTGAAGGCTTCGAAGTTGCTGTGGGCCTGTGACAGCTTCCTCAACAAACTGGAGCCCGAGCTGCACAAGACCACGTTGAACACCTACGCCTTCCAGTTGATGACCGAACCGCTGTCGGACGAAATGATCAACCGCATCAGCCCGATACGCGGCGCCTACAGCGATATTCGCCCGGTCATCGACTACTACCGTGTCACCAATGAAAACCGTCTGCTGTTCGGTGCCGCGACGCCCTTCGTCGAGCACATCCCACAGGATCTGAAGGCGTGGAACCGCAACCTTATGCTGAAAATTTTCCCGTACCTGAAGGACGTGAGAATCGACCTGGCATGGGGTGGCCCGATGGCCACCGGCGCCAATCTGTTTCCGCAGATCGGCACGCTCAGCGGCCGCAAAAACGCATTTTATGTTCAGGGTTACGCCGGTTTCGGCGTCACGCCGAGCCACATCATCTGCAAGATTCTGGCTGAGGGCATGAGCGAAGGCTCCTCTCGTTATGACCTGATCAGCTCGGTCAAACATGCGCAGATCATGGGCAAAGATCACCTTCGGCCGCTGCTGCTGACAGCAGGCAAGAGCCTTCATCAACTTTCGGGCTATTTCAACGGTCGCCGTTGA
- a CDS encoding cupin domain-containing protein, which produces MPITTLKKEIQLSELDAWGTVADLGSEILEGEVKAFGKMTFGAPTDPVSSAYFGTTQGKFRMVYPFAEQATVVTGEVVLTDESTGQSTRYAAGDSWFVNKGTPVLWEVVSESFVKHYFAVV; this is translated from the coding sequence ATGCCTATCACCACCCTCAAGAAAGAGATCCAACTGTCCGAGCTCGATGCCTGGGGCACTGTCGCTGACCTCGGTTCTGAAATCCTCGAAGGCGAAGTCAAAGCCTTCGGGAAAATGACGTTTGGCGCGCCGACCGATCCGGTCAGCAGTGCTTACTTCGGCACGACCCAAGGCAAGTTCCGCATGGTTTATCCATTCGCCGAACAAGCAACCGTGGTCACTGGCGAAGTGGTTCTGACGGACGAATCCACTGGGCAGAGCACCCGCTACGCGGCTGGCGACAGCTGGTTCGTCAACAAAGGCACCCCGGTGCTCTGGGAAGTTGTCAGCGAAAGCTTCGTGAAGCATTATTTCGCTGTCGTCTGA
- a CDS encoding helix-turn-helix transcriptional regulator: protein MNAIPAQEVAGHCLQAFTQLVPASQAAFYCVDRQLQARDFRLHCMSGEMHRDYLDNYRQYDPLQPRNCLSSGLTVVPLGLAMARQPARDSRRYLDFLQRYGVVDVVEVLAHRAGQPKAAISLLRTATQGAFTPAQLAQLNALQSLLQMAVANMQPHEDSLIGLTPKERQIALLLRQGASNKQLAQELEVGLPTIKTHLINLFRKTGVTSRTELVGALFL, encoded by the coding sequence ATGAACGCCATCCCTGCTCAGGAAGTTGCCGGCCATTGTCTGCAGGCTTTCACTCAACTCGTTCCGGCCAGTCAGGCCGCGTTTTATTGTGTCGACCGCCAACTGCAAGCCCGTGACTTTCGGTTGCACTGCATGAGCGGCGAGATGCATCGCGATTATCTGGACAACTACCGCCAGTACGACCCGCTGCAACCACGCAATTGCCTGTCGAGCGGTCTGACGGTGGTGCCCCTGGGTCTCGCCATGGCTCGACAGCCCGCACGGGACAGCCGTCGCTATCTGGACTTCCTGCAACGCTACGGCGTAGTCGATGTAGTGGAAGTTCTCGCTCATCGCGCAGGCCAGCCAAAGGCTGCGATTTCATTGCTGCGCACGGCCACGCAAGGCGCTTTCACTCCCGCTCAATTAGCCCAGCTCAATGCCTTGCAATCGTTATTGCAAATGGCCGTCGCCAATATGCAACCGCATGAAGACTCGTTGATCGGGCTGACCCCCAAAGAACGCCAGATCGCGCTGTTGTTGCGTCAGGGTGCCAGCAACAAGCAACTGGCCCAGGAGCTGGAAGTCGGTCTGCCAACCATCAAGACTCACTTGATCAACCTGTTCCGCAAGACCGGGGTAACCAGCCGAACCGAACTGGTGGGGGCACTATTTTTATAA
- a CDS encoding molybdenum cofactor biosynthesis F family protein encodes MTTNSDWITVGALADGFAPEAFILPNLADLNGKTFTLHFANGWQIEHRFETEMLNWNAADGHSSGSAEYRATSVRPGLYLVDFIKREAGQAWSVSLVLDTATSSFTAVIGRMPPQAETQEGLYSRALAGKALTSVEVDFLHGSLDRPWQEGQCPHKPTQELTGIRNLYRYSPSEVYEHIYLNDQFYSWQCLKGVEQGLCDTDRCHYYKIADELYLFVWREKIIPTLGLVLIDMQQHRSDGKIFGYAGSSFDELSNFPVSSYCQVLNRTEYPDA; translated from the coding sequence ATGACCACAAATTCTGACTGGATCACCGTAGGTGCCCTCGCTGACGGATTCGCCCCAGAAGCCTTTATCCTGCCCAACCTGGCCGATCTCAACGGCAAGACCTTCACGCTGCACTTCGCCAACGGCTGGCAGATCGAGCACCGTTTCGAAACAGAAATGCTGAACTGGAACGCCGCTGATGGTCACTCCAGCGGATCTGCCGAGTACCGCGCCACGTCCGTGCGCCCGGGCCTGTATCTGGTCGATTTCATCAAGCGCGAAGCCGGCCAGGCCTGGTCAGTGAGCCTGGTCCTGGATACCGCCACGTCGTCGTTCACCGCCGTAATCGGACGCATGCCGCCACAGGCCGAAACTCAGGAAGGGCTTTACAGCCGCGCGCTCGCTGGCAAAGCCCTGACGTCGGTGGAAGTGGACTTCCTCCATGGCAGCCTTGATCGCCCCTGGCAGGAAGGCCAATGCCCCCATAAGCCAACTCAGGAGCTGACCGGTATTCGCAACCTGTATCGCTACAGTCCGAGCGAAGTCTACGAACACATCTACCTCAACGACCAGTTCTATTCCTGGCAGTGCCTCAAGGGTGTCGAGCAAGGCCTGTGCGATACCGACCGCTGCCATTACTACAAGATTGCCGATGAGCTGTACCTGTTTGTCTGGCGCGAAAAGATCATCCCGACCCTGGGTCTGGTCTTGATCGACATGCAACAGCACCGCAGCGACGGCAAGATCTTCGGCTATGCCGGTTCTTCCTTCGACGAGCTGTCGAACTTTCCGGTCAGCTCCTACTGCCAGGTTCTCAACCGCACGGAGTATCCAGATGCCTGA
- a CDS encoding SDR family NAD(P)-dependent oxidoreductase, whose amino-acid sequence MPESRTVVITGAGTGIGAACARLYSAEGANLVLVGRRREPLEQVARETGGLILVGDAACPDTWEGFVVRIRERFGRLDVLLACAGGHGLGSATQTSPQTWETSLRSNLDSAFYSARACLPLLIEQAGNIVLIGSIASLAAGPEVCGYTTAKHALLGLNRSLARDYGPRGVRVNAVCPGWVTTPMADEEMKPLMSFYGDTLQQAYDRVCADVPLRRPASAEEIAKVCRFLASADASIITGATVVADGGSSIVDVPTLAYAHMEVAHA is encoded by the coding sequence ATGCCTGAGTCACGCACGGTTGTCATCACCGGTGCCGGAACGGGCATCGGTGCCGCCTGCGCCCGGTTGTACTCGGCCGAGGGTGCCAATCTGGTGTTGGTTGGCCGACGCCGTGAGCCTTTGGAGCAGGTCGCCCGGGAAACCGGCGGCCTGATCCTGGTCGGCGATGCGGCCTGTCCGGATACGTGGGAAGGTTTCGTAGTGCGGATTCGTGAGCGCTTCGGTCGGCTTGATGTGCTACTGGCCTGTGCCGGCGGTCATGGTCTGGGCAGCGCGACTCAGACCAGTCCGCAAACCTGGGAAACATCGCTGCGCAGCAATCTGGACAGCGCGTTCTACAGTGCCAGGGCCTGCCTGCCGCTGCTGATCGAACAGGCTGGCAACATCGTACTGATCGGCTCCATAGCCTCTTTAGCCGCAGGCCCTGAAGTTTGCGGATACACCACCGCCAAGCATGCGTTGCTTGGGCTCAACCGCTCACTGGCCAGGGACTACGGGCCACGCGGCGTGCGGGTGAACGCTGTGTGTCCGGGATGGGTCACGACCCCGATGGCGGATGAGGAAATGAAGCCGTTGATGAGTTTCTATGGCGACACGCTGCAGCAAGCCTACGACCGGGTTTGTGCCGATGTGCCATTAAGGCGCCCTGCCAGCGCCGAAGAAATTGCTAAGGTCTGTCGCTTTCTTGCCAGCGCCGACGCCTCGATCATCACAGGGGCGACCGTGGTCGCCGATGGAGGTTCGAGCATCGTCGATGTGCCAACGCTGGCTTATGCTCACATGGAAGTCGCCCATGCGTGA
- a CDS encoding SDR family oxidoreductase — MREDFNFSGKTVLVTGGAQGIGRAIVEAFALRGARVMIADLRLAQAQALAAQLKEQACQVEAVDIDLADATAVSRLVHGLERDWGRLDILIHNAGYFPLTPFAEITPAILERTLAVNLSALFWLTQAALPMFQRQGGGCVLVTSSVTGPRVAYPGLSHYAASKAGVNGFIRNAALELASDKVRVNGVEPGMIATPAMDNLGDGQVNDDIASRVPLGRLGKPEDIAGAMLFLASDLAAYITGQTIVVDGGSTLPEV, encoded by the coding sequence ATGCGTGAAGACTTCAATTTCAGCGGAAAAACGGTACTGGTGACCGGTGGCGCGCAAGGGATTGGCCGGGCAATCGTCGAAGCTTTCGCATTGCGCGGAGCGCGGGTGATGATCGCCGATCTTCGTCTGGCTCAAGCTCAGGCGCTTGCTGCGCAGTTAAAGGAGCAAGCGTGTCAGGTTGAGGCGGTGGACATTGATCTGGCCGACGCGACAGCCGTATCGAGGCTGGTGCACGGGTTGGAACGAGACTGGGGTCGTCTGGATATTCTGATCCACAACGCCGGTTACTTTCCGTTGACACCATTCGCCGAGATCACCCCCGCCATTCTTGAACGCACGCTGGCAGTCAATCTCTCGGCACTGTTTTGGTTGACCCAGGCGGCCTTGCCGATGTTTCAGCGTCAGGGTGGCGGTTGCGTATTGGTGACCTCGTCAGTGACCGGGCCACGGGTCGCCTATCCGGGGCTCAGCCACTATGCGGCGTCGAAGGCTGGGGTTAACGGGTTTATTCGAAATGCCGCTTTGGAGCTTGCCAGCGATAAGGTGCGCGTCAATGGGGTCGAGCCCGGCATGATCGCCACGCCTGCCATGGACAATCTTGGCGACGGCCAGGTCAACGACGACATCGCAAGCCGGGTTCCGTTGGGTCGTCTTGGCAAACCGGAAGATATTGCCGGGGCCATGCTCTTTCTGGCGTCTGATCTGGCGGCCTACATCACTGGGCAGACAATCGTTGTGGATGGTGGATCGACCTTGCCCGAGGTGTGA
- a CDS encoding TetR/AcrR family transcriptional regulator — protein sequence MKPLTPSAANICAVAVEHFADHGYDASSLNEIAVMAGMRKASLYAHFSSKDALFETVFKIALRHEHQYVAACFEEEGGRAGVPGQLHVECLIGRYEASAHLRFLLRTAYFPPADIRAVITLGFEAYLAQIRQYFQRATRDRYKWPAAHPEQLEVFCDAYLGIVDSLHVELIYAAPQAYAKRLAALLRVFSDSLSMLEGASRG from the coding sequence ATGAAGCCACTCACCCCTTCGGCCGCCAACATTTGCGCCGTCGCCGTCGAACATTTTGCCGATCATGGTTACGACGCTTCATCCCTCAACGAGATCGCGGTCATGGCGGGCATGCGAAAGGCATCGCTCTATGCGCATTTCAGCAGCAAGGATGCCTTGTTCGAGACGGTGTTCAAGATTGCACTGAGGCATGAGCACCAGTATGTCGCGGCCTGCTTTGAAGAGGAGGGCGGACGCGCAGGAGTGCCCGGCCAACTGCACGTCGAGTGTTTGATTGGACGCTATGAAGCATCGGCGCACCTGCGATTTCTATTGCGCACCGCCTACTTTCCTCCAGCCGATATCCGTGCCGTCATCACGCTTGGATTCGAGGCTTACCTGGCGCAGATTCGCCAGTATTTTCAACGTGCAACGCGGGACCGGTACAAATGGCCGGCGGCTCATCCCGAGCAACTTGAGGTGTTCTGCGACGCGTACCTTGGCATCGTCGACAGCCTGCATGTGGAACTAATCTATGCAGCGCCGCAGGCATACGCAAAACGGCTCGCAGCCTTGTTGCGAGTCTTCAGTGATTCACTGTCGATGCTCGAAGGTGCAAGCCGTGGCTGA
- the feaR gene encoding transcriptional regulator FeaR: MSINESTQYGLEAWTRDLRAACGHFDTELAFNRSLFIGEVSKRSQDRLSLANLRTNAGLIRRERPNADHDNDQHCFLVSQRSGYCQIAQNGQVIQLAPGDMLLMDSTGSIEITPFGLIEHASLSLSRNEVCKQLGSRSKTFGKISSSKACGRMLHVLMDQLCREGLDSQDSSGEGEALQSAFVSLLGSAFETDSAPGDSSASLQGNNLRSYVQKVIDESLTQPGLSPVGLASRLNISVRHLYRLFEEQDDSVCRYIQRARLKRSADDLTNPFLKSESITSIAYKWGFTDSAHFSRSFKKQFELSPKDFRSTHLQQAVGAA, from the coding sequence ATGAGCATCAATGAGTCTACGCAATATGGATTGGAAGCCTGGACGCGTGATCTGCGAGCGGCGTGCGGTCATTTCGATACTGAATTGGCGTTCAACCGTTCGCTGTTCATCGGCGAGGTTTCCAAGCGGTCCCAGGACCGTCTCTCGCTGGCAAACCTGCGCACCAATGCAGGTTTGATCAGGCGCGAACGGCCCAACGCCGACCACGATAATGATCAGCATTGTTTTCTCGTGAGCCAACGCAGTGGCTATTGTCAGATCGCGCAGAATGGCCAGGTCATCCAGTTGGCGCCGGGCGACATGTTGCTCATGGACTCGACCGGCTCGATAGAGATAACCCCGTTCGGGTTGATCGAACATGCCTCCCTTTCGCTGTCACGCAATGAGGTGTGCAAGCAGCTGGGGAGCCGGTCGAAAACCTTCGGCAAGATTTCTTCCAGCAAGGCCTGTGGGCGGATGCTCCATGTGTTGATGGACCAACTGTGCCGGGAGGGGCTGGACAGCCAGGATTCCTCTGGAGAAGGAGAGGCACTGCAATCGGCTTTCGTTTCGTTGCTGGGTTCCGCGTTCGAAACGGACAGCGCGCCGGGTGACAGCAGTGCGTCCTTGCAGGGTAACAATCTGCGCAGCTACGTTCAGAAAGTCATCGATGAGTCCCTGACTCAGCCTGGCCTGAGCCCCGTGGGTCTGGCCAGTCGATTGAACATTTCCGTTCGCCATCTGTACCGTTTGTTTGAAGAGCAGGACGACAGTGTCTGCCGTTACATTCAGCGTGCGCGGCTCAAACGCAGCGCTGATGATTTGACGAATCCGTTTCTCAAAAGTGAGTCGATCACCTCTATTGCCTACAAGTGGGGTTTTACCGATTCCGCGCATTTCAGCCGGTCGTTCAAGAAGCAGTTTGAGCTGTCGCCCAAGGATTTTCGCTCTACTCATTTACAGCAGGCTGTGGGTGCAGCGTAG
- a CDS encoding DUF3156 family protein: MSLATLTTVISTMLQKLSESFSARRAPNGYRPGVTLEYLRRNLGVASFASTGPAEAVFFLGESHLQVDVVERTQSQLLMHLVMTEFSVRVPASEQGSAHFDLHHSGSIRRTGLVCKQRTGAPELLTRLQARLQEDPMLHQSLMSLDFKRLQLTLDGHEWRVRLEHMGGSEVVNRMPSFRRYITLSGVQRDVLLNVLMGLQRTLGTL; encoded by the coding sequence ATGAGCCTGGCAACCCTCACAACAGTTATCTCGACCATGCTGCAAAAACTGTCTGAATCATTCAGCGCACGACGTGCCCCGAACGGCTACAGGCCCGGGGTAACGCTTGAGTACCTGCGGCGCAATCTGGGTGTGGCGAGTTTTGCTTCCACGGGCCCGGCCGAGGCCGTGTTTTTTCTCGGTGAGAGCCACCTTCAGGTCGATGTTGTCGAGCGCACGCAATCCCAGCTACTGATGCATCTGGTGATGACTGAGTTTTCCGTGAGGGTGCCTGCCTCGGAGCAGGGCAGTGCCCACTTTGATCTGCACCACAGCGGGTCAATCCGGCGGACAGGGCTGGTGTGTAAACAACGCACGGGAGCACCTGAGTTGCTGACCAGGCTCCAGGCTCGGTTGCAAGAAGACCCAATGTTGCATCAATCGCTGATGTCGCTGGATTTCAAGCGCCTTCAGCTCACTCTGGACGGGCATGAATGGCGCGTTCGATTGGAGCATATGGGCGGTAGCGAGGTAGTCAACCGGATGCCGTCATTCCGGCGTTACATCACCTTGAGCGGCGTGCAGCGCGATGTGCTGTTGAATGTACTGATGGGCCTGCAACGCACATTAGGCACGCTCTGA
- a CDS encoding APC family permease, with amino-acid sequence MSINDRLTEHLKRGSVGFPTALASTIGLIMASPVILTATMGFGIGGSAFAVAMLIAVVMMLAQATTFAEAASILPTTGSVYDYINCGLGRFFAITGTLSAYLIVHVFAGTAETILSGVMALVNFEHLNTLAESAGGSWLLGVGFVVVFAILNAFGVSAFGKAEIILTFGMWTTLMVFGVLGLIAAPAVQLDGWFGVSLVGTDLITILSLVGMAMFMFVGCEFVTPLAPDLRNSAKVMPKAMILGLLSVATCMFIYGAAMKRQVENVLLDAASGVHLLDTPMAIPKFAEQVMGHVGPLWLGIGFLFAGAATINTLMAGVPRILYGMAVDGALPKVFTYLHPRFKTPLLCILVAMLIPCLYAFWLGGNTDNIMNLVLAAVCAWSFAYLLVTLSVVSLRIRRPDLPRAYRSPLFPLPQILSSAGILLGMWFITPPGMNPADIYVPFGVMLSIAAAYALFWTLVVQKVNPFKPAIVEEVLAKEFSHEPGNPHNSYLDHAAKTV; translated from the coding sequence ATGTCGATCAATGACAGGCTCACAGAGCATCTGAAACGAGGTAGCGTTGGTTTTCCCACCGCGTTAGCCAGCACCATTGGCCTGATCATGGCCAGCCCGGTCATTCTCACGGCCACGATGGGTTTTGGTATCGGCGGCAGCGCTTTTGCGGTGGCCATGCTGATCGCGGTGGTCATGATGCTGGCCCAGGCAACCACCTTCGCTGAAGCGGCCTCGATCCTGCCAACCACCGGCTCGGTCTATGACTACATCAACTGCGGTCTCGGGCGCTTCTTCGCGATCACCGGCACGTTATCGGCATACCTGATCGTGCATGTGTTTGCGGGCACCGCTGAAACCATACTTTCGGGGGTCATGGCGCTGGTGAACTTCGAGCACCTCAATACACTGGCAGAGTCCGCCGGTGGTTCGTGGTTGCTCGGCGTCGGGTTCGTCGTTGTGTTCGCGATTCTCAATGCCTTCGGCGTCAGCGCCTTCGGCAAGGCCGAGATCATTCTGACTTTCGGCATGTGGACCACGTTGATGGTGTTCGGGGTACTGGGTTTGATCGCCGCACCGGCGGTGCAACTGGATGGCTGGTTCGGAGTGTCGCTGGTAGGCACTGACCTGATCACGATCCTGTCGCTGGTGGGCATGGCGATGTTCATGTTCGTTGGTTGCGAGTTCGTCACCCCGTTGGCGCCGGACTTGCGCAATTCGGCCAAGGTTATGCCCAAGGCCATGATTCTGGGATTGTTGAGCGTTGCTACCTGCATGTTCATCTATGGCGCCGCGATGAAGCGTCAGGTCGAGAACGTACTACTGGATGCCGCCTCGGGCGTGCATCTGCTCGACACCCCCATGGCCATTCCGAAATTTGCTGAGCAAGTCATGGGACATGTCGGTCCGTTGTGGCTGGGCATCGGTTTTCTGTTTGCAGGCGCAGCGACCATCAATACGCTGATGGCGGGTGTGCCGAGAATTCTGTACGGCATGGCAGTGGACGGTGCGTTGCCCAAGGTGTTCACCTATTTGCACCCACGCTTCAAGACGCCGCTGCTGTGCATTCTGGTGGCGATGCTGATTCCGTGCTTGTACGCCTTTTGGTTGGGTGGCAATACCGACAACATCATGAACCTGGTATTGGCCGCGGTCTGCGCGTGGAGTTTTGCCTATCTGCTGGTGACGCTGTCGGTGGTGAGCCTGCGGATTCGCCGCCCTGATCTGCCACGGGCCTATCGCTCGCCATTGTTCCCATTGCCGCAGATTCTTTCCAGTGCTGGCATCTTGCTGGGCATGTGGTTCATCACGCCGCCTGGAATGAACCCTGCCGATATCTATGTGCCTTTCGGGGTGATGCTCAGCATTGCGGCTGCCTATGCGCTTTTCTGGACGTTGGTGGTGCAGAAAGTCAATCCATTCAAGCCGGCTATCGTTGAAGAAGTGCTGGCCAAGGAGTTTTCCCATGAGCCTGGCAACCCTCACAACAGTTATCTCGACCATGCTGCAAAAACTGTCTGA